One Fulvia fulva chromosome 8, complete sequence DNA window includes the following coding sequences:
- a CDS encoding Dol-P-Man:Man(5)GlcNAc(2)-PP-Dol alpha-1,3-mannosyltransferase: protein MPLLSTARKAITDPRSTRWTAPFQLAGDAVLCVLIIYTIPYTEIDWRTYMQQIHLYTLGERDYAKLSGDTGPLVYPAAHVYIYRLLYTLTNAGQNIALAQWLFVTLYLLTLWTVMQCYRAANVPPWVFPLLSLSKRAHSIFMLRLFNDCFAVLFLWVAVALWQRKLWTLGTLVFGFGVGVKMSLLLALPAVGVVLWLGMGRNRAFYQAQVIGQLQTLLAYPFILGGVKTYVTRAFEFSRVFMYKWTVNWRFVGEVVFLSKPFSYALIGTHLTLLYTFGVGRWLQPAGWSVQDAINNFLFPPSKEASARIARRVTPEFILTSILSAMLIGCLCARSLHYQFYVYIVWSTPFLLWRSGMRPVLIYAVCLAQEWAWNVYPSTDVSSMVVVGCLAATLGSVWVGTSPYLEAKPDAAPAKASGHAHAHAE, encoded by the exons ATGCCCCTCCTTTCCACGGCCCGGAAGGCCATAACAGACCCCCGCTCAACCCGCTGGACAGCACCCTTCcagcttgccggcgatgcAGTCCTCTGCGTCCTCATCATCTACACAATCCCAT ACACGGAAATAGACTGGCGCACCTACATGCAACAAATCCACCTCTACACCCTCGGCGAGCGCGACTACGCCAAACTCTCCGGCGACACAGGCCCCCTCGTCTATCCCGCCGCCCACGTCTACATCTACCGCCTCCTCTACACCCTCACAAATGCCGGCCAAAACATCGCCCTCGCCCAATGGCTCTTCGTCACCCTCTACCTTCTCACCCTCTGGACCGTCATGCAATGCTACCGCGCCGCCAACGTCCCACCGTGGGTGTTCCCGCTGTTGAGTTTGAGTAAACGGGCGCATTCTATTTTCATGTTGAGGTTGTTTAATGATTGTTTTGCGGTGCTGTTTTTGTGGGTTGCGGTGGCGTTGTGGCAGAGGAAGTTGTGGACGTTGGGGACGTTGGTGTTTGGTTTTGGGGTCGGGGTGAAGATGAGTTTGTTGCTGGCGTTGCCGGCCGTGGGGGTTGTGTTGTGGCTGGGGATGGGGAGGAATAGGGCGTTTTATCAGGCGCAGGTGATTGGGCAGTTGCAG ACGTTGCTGGCGTACCCGTTCATTCTGGGTGGTGTGAAGACCTACGTTACGAGGGCTTTTGAGTTCTCGCGGGTCTTCATGTACAAGTGGACTGTTAATTGGCGGTTCGTGGGAGAGGTGGTATTCCTCAGCAAGCCCTTCTCATATGCGTTGATCGGTACGCACTTGACGTTGCTATATACGTTCGGTGTTGGCAGATGGCTGCAACCTGCAGGCTGGAGCGTACAGGATGCGATCAACAACTTCCTCTTCCCTCCATCAAAGGAAGCGTCCGCTCGAATCGCCCGCAGGGTGACACCGGAGTTCATTCTGACGTCCATTCTCTCAGCCATGCTCATCGGCTGCCTCTGCGCAAGAAGCTTGCACTACCAGTTCTACGTCTATATCGTCTGGTCGACGCCGTTCCTGCTCTGGCGGAGCGGGATGCGTCCAGTACTGATATACGCCGTGTGTTTGGCACAAGAATGGGCGTGGAATGTGTATCCCAGCACAGACGTCAGTTCGATGGTGGTCGTCGGTTGTCTGGCAGCAACCCTGGGAAGTGTCTGGGTTGGCACAAGTCCATATCTCGAAGCTAAGCCGGACGCAGCTCCGGCAAAAGCCAGTGGTCATGCGCATGCACATGCAGAGTAA
- a CDS encoding Calcium channel gives MLRLFRSMSRGRRKKDNDDTRSTFTQSPERSRHRRVARNIERYHDDEDEFSPRHPANGGHDYFGNVDDDGIEDDEELDDEIAEDEDQDAIDTPLLPIFSAAHLDRIPLYNVTHAIRQLIVQKCETTLSWDQLRSPQISQFLVKPVQGQIRADHFNRATICALIANCLQFQKEGQMNPGNVGVSRTRALISELLAIRLLKEYTTRELIDSLSYDFDPLSGMDVTANMNGRPSLNAEILARRAANRVARVSTIEIAIRAEAKRFLAHPLVVQHLEAIWAGNIVFHSEADNLHRKHRQSELALLRGRQNGYGTNADHETSELPADAVLSKKAQGNRRIKRPVDPPLARRTVTLYDPRDASLFKLSRLRVPRYRQVFSTLSFATMLALFVAVLAGRSLPITPLEVIFWFWSVGYMLDEVVGFTEQGFGLYILSFWNAFDLGILFLFLVYYCLRLYGIVLADDNRQKIAGIAYDVLASTAILLFPRLFSVLDHYRYFSQLLIAFRLMALDLVAVLVLIVICCSGFFVALSLSFADTRDANGVAYSLFQILMGFTPAVWDHWNGYNILGKVIMASFLTLCHFLIVTILITVLTNSFMAIVRNAEEEHQFLFAVNTISMVKSDALFSYVAPTNIVGWLLSPIRFIVPLRQYVKFNRTIIKVSHAPILFVIFSYERTVMARSAYAPVEQVERQHIHQKQPVAFTLNKAPEMYTPSHRLREPSVISFNKDRALDEVFRRPFRGDTVRTTTREMDPERRHSTNAVDQWMQVADLEGGASPPLEQPRSVLERLEHGRPKFKRAMTSGHKRMLKQSRDFSTATRSIASDPDGLSLAASKRPQRIVEESEPDMSNDTLPHDTEADGDDEINDDSDHADPLLGESALSLQERTPASADGSEYFQTPMGMTSPMMQLSHAAQARLQHSPEIMRSAGPPKRGQAVAAKTKGHGRQASSATILFDPQPTYDSSTSMALPMNRASTSKNNSGNAGTGTPRARTFLDGTRTPNRKQPVPAPRPRPNMPQRQKTAPNMQKTGLTFMDIPTGRRREPSFNARALDLASEIGDNKFGPSGGYDAGGISGMPASFSEQLMRERELQRRAEEDRRRSEEEETGMVNRIMLARMHTLEEGFREVLKEIKDMSHNANSGSRRDSEGDSVGQMIRGGPKAIRPRVDTQGSTTGGSGWQTPKTPIGRIGGNEKSKAQKSPRKVVRRNSKKGKENDRPSSSEKAGRPSSGDGPSKVTRSEDFEFESRQALHQLAREQHLEEIEQEPSPDSIKSVVEISQEQSEQAATRPSTAIRGDEGHERRRDE, from the coding sequence ATGCTTCGACTCTTCCGGTCGATGAGTCGAGGCCGGAGGAAGAAGGACAACGACGATACACGATCCACATTCACACAATCGCCCGAACGATCGAGACATCGACGAGTTGCGAGAAACATCGAACGATATCACGACGACGAGGACGAGTTCTCACCGCGCCATCCGGCCAATGGCGGGCACGACTACTTTGGCAATGTCGACGACGACGGTATCGAGGATGACGAAGAGTTGGACGACGAGATAGCAGAAGATGAGGACCAAGACGCCATCGACACGCCACTGCTACCCATCTTCTCGGCGGCGCATCTTGACAGGATCCCGTTGTACAATGTCACACACGCGATACGACAGCTTATCGTGCAGAAGTGCGAGACGACTTTGTCGTGGGATCAGCTTCGATCGCCACAGATTAGCCAGTTTCTGGTGAAGCCAGTGCAAGGACAGATCAGGGCAGACCACTTCAATCGCGCCACGATATGCGCGCTCATTGCCAACTGTCTGCAGTTCCAGAAGGAAGGGCAGATGAACCCGGGCAATGTTGGAGTGTCGAGGACAAGGGCGTTGATCAGTGAGCTGTTGGCAATCCGCTTGCTGAAAGAGTACACTACCCGAGAGTTGATCGATTCGTTGTCGTATGACTTCGATCCTCTGTCGGGTATGGATGTCACTGCGAACATGAATGGAAGGCCATCGTTGAACGCAGAGATACTTGCAAGAAGAGCTGCGAATCGTGTTGCGAGAGTCAGTACGATTGAGATCGCAATTCGCGCAGAAGCCAAACGATTCCTGGCACACCCTCTGGTCGTTCAGCATCTCGAAGCAATCTGGGCTGGCAACATCGTCTTCCACTCCGAGGCTGACAATCTCCACCGAAAGCATCGCCAGTCAGAACTGGCCCTCCTTCGGGGTCGCCAGAATGGCTATGGCACAAACGCCGACCACGAGACAAGCGAGCTCCCTGCCGATGCAGTCCTCTCAAAGAAGGCCCAAGGAAACAGGCGCATCAAGAGGCCAGTCGATCCACCTCTCGCTAGACGCACGGTCACCCTATACGACCCTCGAGACGCCTCACTGTTCAAGCTCAGCCGTCTCCGTGTACCGCGATACAGGCAAGTCTTCAGCACGCTCAGCTTCGCTACCATGCTCGCGTTATTCGTGGCAGTCCTTGCTGGACGCAGTCTCCCCATCACCCCACTCGAGGTCATATTCTGGTTCTGGAGTGTGGGCTACATGCTGGACGAAGTGGTCGGCTTCACTGAACAGGGCTTCGGACTGTACATTTTGAGCTTCTGGAACGCCTTCGATCTCGGCATCTTGTTCTTGTTCCTCGTCTACTACTGCCTACGCCTTTACGGCATCGTACTAGCGGATGACAACAGACAAAAGATAGCCGGGATTGCCTACGATGTCCTCGCCTCGACAGCCATTCTGCTCTTCCCGCGCCTCTTCAGTGTGCTCGACCACTACCGGTACTTTTCGCAGCTGCTCATCGCGTTTCGGCTCATGGCCTTAGATCTCGTCGCAGTCCTTGTCCTGATCGTCATCTGCTGCTCGGGCTTCTTCGTAGCGCTGTCGCTGTCGTTTGCAGACACTAGAGATGCTAACGGTGTGGCCTACTCCCTTTTCCAGATCTTGATGGGCTTTACACCAGCAGTCTGGGATCATTGGAATGGCTACAACATCCTCGGGAAGGTGATAATGGCCAGCTTCCTGACACTGTGTCACTTTTTGATTGTCACGATCTTGATCACAGTGCTGACGAACAGTTTCATGGCGATCGTCAGAAATGCCGAAGAAGAACACCAGTTCTTGTTCGCGGTCAACACGATTTCAATGGTCAAGTCAGATGCGCTCTTCAGCTATGTTGCACCTACAAACATAGTAGGGTGGCTGCTAAGCCCCATCCGCTTCATCGTACCCCTGCGACAGTACGTGAAGTTCAACCGTACCATCATCAAAGTATCACACGCCCCAATACTGTTCGTGATCTTCTCCTACGAGCGAACAGTCATGGCAAGAAGCGCATATGCCCCTGTCGAGCAGGTCGAGAGACAGCACATTCATCAGAAGCAGCCGGTTGCCTTCACTCTCAACAAGGCGCCAGAAATGTACACGCCAAGCCACCGACTTCGAGAGCCTTCTGTCATCAGCTTTAACAAGGATCGAGCACTCGACGAGGTCTTCCGTAGACCTTTCAGAGGAGACACTGTCCGTACGACCACGCGAGAGATGGACCCCGAACGACGACATTCGACCAATGCGGTTGATCAGTGGATGCAGGTGGCGGATTTGGAAGGTGGTGCAAGCCCGCCACTCGAGCAACCTAGGAGTGTGCTCGAGCGGCTGGAGCATGGCCGACCAAAGTTCAAGCGGGCAATGACTTCCGGGCATAAGAGGATGCTGAAACAATCGCGAGACTTCTCGACAGCTACGAGGAGTATTGCCAGCGATCCTGACGGTCTGTCTCTTGCAGCTTCCAAGCGACCGCAGAGGATCGTGGAGGAGTCCGAGCCGGATATGAGTAATGACACGCTGCCGCACGATACTGAAGCTGACGGTGACGACGAGATCAATGACGATTCCGACCATGCCGATCCACTATTGGGCGAGAGCGCGCTGTCACTTCAGGAGCGGACTCCTGCTAGCGCGGACGGTTCAGAGTATTTTCAGACACCAATGGGGATGACTTCGCCCATGATGCAGTTGTCGCACGCTGCTCAGGCTCGCTTACAACATTCGCCCGAGATCATGAGATCAGCTGGGCCGCCAAAACGTGGTCAAGCAGTCGCTGCGAAGACTAAGGGCCATGGCCGGCAAGCCTCGAGCGCCACGATTCTGTTCGACCCGCAGCCGACTTACGACTCTTCGACCTCGATGGCTCTGCCCATGAACAGAGCGTCTACCTCAAAGAACAACAGTGGGAATGCAGGCACTGGAACACCCAGAGCACGAACTTTCCTGGATGGCACTCGTACACCAAACCGCAAGCAGCCGGTCCCGGCACCAAGACCTCGTCCAAATATGCCTCAGCGACAGAAAACGGCACCGAACATGCAGAAGACCGGTCTGACATTCATGGACATTCCCACCGGTCGCCGCCGCGAACCATCCTTCAACGCTCGCGCTCTTGACCTCGCTAGCGAGATCGGTGACAACAAGTTCGGGCCATCGGGAGGTTATGATGCTGGTGGTATTTCTGGCATGCCGGCATCTTTCAGCGAGCAGCTTATGCGTGAGCGAGAACTACAGCGCCGAGCAGAAGAAGATCGCCGTCGCAGCGAAGAAGAGGAGACGGGTATGGTGAACCGAATCATGCTCGCCAGGATGCACACGCTGGAGGAAGGCTTCCGAGAAGTGCTCAAAGAGATCAAGGATATGAGCCACAATGCCAACAGCGGGTCACGACGAGATAGCGAAGGCGACTCTGTTGGCCAGATGATCCGTGGTGGACCCAAAGCGATTCGTCCAAGGGTTGATACTCAAGGGTCCACTACTGGTGGTTCTGGATGGCAGACACCCAAGACGCCGATTGGGCGTATTGGAGGTAATGAGAAGAGCAAAGCGCAGAAGAGTCCTCGCAAAGTCGTCCGCCGCAATAGCAAGAAAGGCAAAGAAAACGATCGACCCAGCAGCAGCGAGAAAGCCGGACGACCCAGCAGCGGCGATGGTCCGTCCAAGGTCACGCGAAGTGAAGACTTCGAGTTTGAGTCCCGACAGGCGCTACACCAACTGGCACGCGAGCAGCATCTAGAAGAAATCGAGCAAGAACCCAGCCCGGACTCTATCAAGTCTGTAGTAGAGATATCGCAGGAACAGAGTGAGCAGGCCGCAACTCGACCGTCGACGGCAATAAGGGGTGATGAGGGACATGAACGGAGGAGGGATGAGTAA
- a CDS encoding Beta-catenin-like protein 1 has translation MTSVDELFRKPNLPTGSHKRKLEVPDADAAYKATKLTSTSSPNGNGNHASVEDEEDDDQEAGPELPPDDDGDDEEGRFFGTGMSNDTSEALNYIDEQDGEEVYQEEKIDSAWLRRLCTSFEKKVKKNAELRARYEAEPAKFIDSEADLDAEIKSWSLLSEHPELYGEFAEAESAVTSLVGLLAHENTDIAIGAIEIVAELLDEDVQAEQEQWDALVIALLEADLLDLLMRNLARLDEENETDRSGVYHSLAVLENLGGQQAVAERIGQEKVLNWLCERIGKPEKPLGQNKQYAAEVLQVLLQSSSILRKRLAVDIDGVDLFLQVLAAYRKRDPAKDSHEEEYVENVFDALTCVVDEAEGKAKFVAAEGVELMLIMLKEGTKNISQRALRVLDHAVGGQGTEATAVCETIIQAAGLKTLFSRFMKKSDHSTVEHLLGIFSALLRLLPGESAPRIRTLAKFSEKDYEKITKLLKLRTDYAAKVAAVDSVIKEERKGLDAEEVEDREAEWFSRRLEGGLFCLQMVSVALAWLIAEDTEIRRRVSAELGDLTTIRESLEAQKAGLEVEDEDTKEMLETLISFL, from the coding sequence ATGACGAGCGTCGACGAGCTCTTCAGGAAGCCCAACTTGCCGACGGGCTCACACAAACGGAAGCTTGAAGTACCAGACGCAGACGCAGCCTACAAAGCGACAAAACTTACGTCGACTTCTTCACCCAATGGCAACGGCAACCACGCTTCAGTGGAGGACGAGGAGGACGATGATCAGGAAGCCGGGCCCGAACTACCTCCAGACGACGATGGCGATGATGAGGAGGGGCGTTTCTTTGGTACTGGAATGAGCAACGATACTTCCGAAGCTCTCAACTACATCGACGAGCAGGATGGGGAGGAAGTCTACCAGGAAGAGAAGATTGACTCGGCATGGTTGAGGAGGTTATGCACCAGTTTTGAGAAGAAAGTGAAGAAGAACGCAGAACTACGCGCACGCTATGAGGCTGAACCCGCAAAGTTCATAGATTCGGAAGCAGATCTAGATGCTGAGATCAAGAGCTGGAGTCTGCTGAGCGAGCATCCCGAGCTGTACGGCGAATTCGCGGAAGCAGAGTCGGCAGTCACAAGCTTGGTCGGGCTTCTGGCGCATGAGAATACGGATATTGCGATTGGCGCGATCGAGATCGTTGCCGAGCTGCTGGACGAAGATGTACAGGCGGAGCAAGAGCAGTGGGATGCGCTGGTGATTGCGCTACTCGAAGCGGATCTGTTGGATTTGCTGATGAGAAATCTTGCGAGACTCGATGAAGAGAATGAGACAGATCGCAGTGGAGTCTATCACAGTCTGGCCGTGCTTGAGAATCTTGGAGGACAGCAAGCTGTAGCCGAGAGGATCGGGCAGGAGAAAGTATTGAACTGGCTATGTGAGCGGATAGGGAAGCCGGAGAAGCCTCTTGGGCAGAACAAGCAGTATGCAGCAGAAGTGCTGCAAGTTCTGCTTCAATCGAGCTCCATACTGCGAAAACGACTTGCGGTCGACATTGACGGTGTGGATCTCTTCCTACAAGTACTGGCTGCGTACCGGAAACGCGACCCTGCCAAGGACAGCCACGAAGAAGAATACGTGGAAAATGTCTTCGATGCGCTGACTTGCGTCGTGGATGAAGCGGAAGGCAAGGCGAAATTTGTGGCAGCGGAAGGTGTGGAACTTATGCTCATCATGCTCAAAGAAGGCACGAAAAACATATCCCAGCGAGCACTGCGTGTACTGGACCACGCAGTAGGTGGGCAGGGTACTGAGGCCACAGCTGTCTGCGAGACAATTATCCAGGCCGCTGGGCTGAAGACATTGTTCAGTCGGTTCATGAAGAAGAGCGATCACAGCACGGTTGAGCACTTACTTGGCATATTCTCGGCACTGCTTCGACTTTTGCCTGGGGAGTCGGCACCACGAATACGCACGCTTGCGAAGTTTTCCGAGAAGGACTACGAGAAGATTACGAAGCTACTCAAGCTACGAACAGACTATGCGGCCAAGGTTGCAGCTGTCGATTCAGTGATCAAAGAAGAGCGCAAAGGTCTCGATGCCGAGGAAGTCGAAGATCGAGAAGCGGAGTGGTTCTCGAGACGTCTTGAGGGCGGACTATTCTGCCTACAGATGGTCAGCGTTGCGTTGGCATGGCTGATAGCAGAGGATACGGAGATTAGGCGCAGAGTCTCAGCAGAACTGGGTGATCTGACCACTATCCGCGAATCACTGGAGGCGCAGAAGGCTGGCCTTGAGGTCGAGGACGAAGACACCAAGGAGATGCTGGAGACGCTGATCAGCTTCCTATAG
- a CDS encoding S1-like domain-containing protein gives MPKPKRLTQAVQEETLTPPATLPAGQKIARVKSAAGNNLYNLELPSGEALLAELDAKFRSTIWMKRGSYVLVDTTSLAERGNKLGGEIVNIVGDVKVWSRASFWPKEFSVTRSVQADSSDEESDAGPQMPPSDDED, from the coding sequence ATGCCGAAACCCAAGCGCCTCACGCAAGCTGTGCAGGAAGAAACGCTAACACCTCCGGCCACACTACCCGCTGGCCAGAAAATCGCTCGCGTCAAAAGTGCCGCTGGCAACAATCTGTACAACCTCGAGCTGCCGTCTGGTGAGGCACTTTTGGCCGAGCTGGATGCCAAATTTCGCTCCACCATCTGGATGAAGCGTGGGTCGTATGTGCTGGTCGATACCACGTCGCTAGCTGAGCGTGGTAATAAGCTGGGTGGGGAGATTGTGAATATTGTTGGCGATGTAAAGGTTTGGAGTAGAGCAAGTTTCTGGCCGAAGGAGTTCTCGGTGACGAGGAGTGTTCAGGCAGATAGCTCGGATGAGGAGTCCGATGCTGGACCGCAAATGCCTCCTTCTGATGATGAGGATTGA
- a CDS encoding Short-chain dehydrogenase/reductase, with amino-acid sequence MSSAKKVVFITGANTGLGLEAVKALLKSSVQYDIVLGSRKIENGHKAVKALKKDFPDTSSTLSVVQVDLESDESITNARDTISTQFGRLDILANNAGGNFDGEVQNGTISYREGWNKAWNLNVAGTMVITSEFHVRTDTPSFKAMNASPPAGWPKEKVLNPTAMYRSFKTGMNMAMLEWHLMLKNDGVKVFAVSPGFLATGLAGVGVEKLKSIGALDPAVGGEFVRGVVEGKRDQDVGKAIRRDSVQPW; translated from the exons ATGTCTTCAGCAAAGAAAGTCGTCTTCATCACTGGTGCCAACACTGGCCTAGGCCTTGAAGCAGTCAAAGCTCTTCTCAAGTCCAGCGTACAATACGACATCGTCCTCGGCAGCCGCAAAATCGAAAATGGCCACAAAGCAGTGAAAGCTCTGAAGAAGGACTTCCCAGACACCTCAAGCACCCTCTCCGTCGTCCAAGTCGACCTAGAATCCGACGAGTCGATCACAAACGCCCGCGACACCATCTCCACCCAATTCGGCCGCCTCGACATCCTCGCCAACAACGCCGGCGGAAACTTCGACGGAGAGGTCCAAAACGGCACCATATCCTACCGCGAAGGCTGGAACAAAGCCTGGAATTTAAACGTCGCAGGCACCATGGTCATCACCTCCGAATTC CACGTGCGAACAGACACGCCATCTTTCAAAGCCATGAACGCTTCGCCGCCGGCTGGGTGGCCGAAGGAGAAAGTGCTGAATCCGACGGCTATGTATCGCAGCTTCAAGACGGGGATGAATATGGCTATGCTGGAGTGGCATCTGATGCTGAAGAATGATGGTGTGAAGGTGTTTGCGGTGTCGCCGGGGTTTTTGGCGACGGGGTTGGCGGGTGTTGGGGTGGAGAAGTTGAAGAGTATTGGGGCGTTGGATCCGGCTGTTGGTGGGGAGTTTGTTAGGGGTGTTGTTGAGGGCAAGAGGGATCAAGATGTTGGGAAGGCGATTCGGAGGGATAGTGTTCAGCCTTGGTAG